The DNA region CAATCTCAACACTAAAAGAATCGCCCAACTTATTGACAGTTAGGCGACCTAATAAATGATCGTTATTGGTAATTGGTATAAAGAAATCGAGAGGATATTCTTGATCCATCATCTTGGAATCTATGCCCCTAAAATCGAGATACCACTATCAACGTAGAGAACTTGTCCCGTTACACCGTTAGAAAGTTTTGAACCGAGATAAACGGCCGTTCCACCAACTTCATCTTGAGTAACGTTTCTTCTAAGAGGAGCTTTCTCTTCAACATCTTTAAGAAATTGTTTAAGACCTGGCACTCCAGAAGCTGCAAGAGTTCTAATTGGACCTGCAGAAATACAGTTAACTCTAATTCCTCTTGGACCTAAGTCATCTGCAAGATAGCGCATAGAAGCTTCAAGAGCTGCTTTTGCAACACCCATAACATTGTAACCATTAAGAACTTTTACAGAACCATGGTAAGTAAGGGCCATAATTGAAGCATCGTCAGAGAGAAGTTCTTGAAGTGCTTGTGTTACACCAACAAGAGAGAAGGCCGAGATATCGCAGGCCATTTTAAATCCATTTCTTGAAGTTTGCGTGAAACCAGCTTTAAGATCAGTTTTATCGGCAAAAGCTAGTGAGTGAACGAT from Halobacteriovorax sp. GB3 includes:
- a CDS encoding enoyl-ACP reductase FabI, whose protein sequence is MGLLQDKKVLILGLANDKSIAWGIAKQMKEQGARIGLSYLNEALQKRVEPLAQELGADFTFEMDVTVDEHYEDMKKVVEKEWGSVDVIVHSLAFADKTDLKAGFTQTSRNGFKMACDISAFSLVGVTQALQELLSDDASIMALTYHGSVKVLNGYNVMGVAKAALEASMRYLADDLGPRGIRVNCISAGPIRTLAASGVPGLKQFLKDVEEKAPLRRNVTQDEVGGTAVYLGSKLSNGVTGQVLYVDSGISILGA